In one Zobellia galactanivorans genomic region, the following are encoded:
- a CDS encoding VWA domain-containing protein, with translation MIQLDEKIYFYLLTVIPVIVVLFIVVQLWKKRTQNKFADSQLLKRLSPDKSTFKSTLKLLFFLLGLTFITLGLVNPKIGTKLETVKREGVDVVFAVDVSKSMLAEDIAPNRLEKAKRLVSEIINQLASDRIGIIAYAGQAFPQLPITTDYGAAKMFLQSMNTDMLTSQGTAINEAIELATTFYNDEEQTNRVLFIISDGEDHSEGNTKDAVEKAVEEEGIRIFTIGVGKAKGAPIPIKRNGVVESLKKDAQGEVVITKLNEEVLIDIAEEGNGEYIDGTNTEAAVERITEQLLQMDKKEFEAKQFAEFKDQFQWFLGIGLLFLILDVFILEKRTKWLAKLNLFNEKEIE, from the coding sequence CGTCTTGTTCATTGTGGTTCAACTTTGGAAGAAGCGAACCCAAAACAAATTTGCCGATAGCCAATTGCTCAAGCGGCTGTCACCTGACAAATCTACATTTAAATCGACCCTTAAGCTTTTGTTTTTCCTTTTGGGCCTAACTTTTATCACCCTCGGATTGGTCAATCCGAAAATTGGCACGAAATTGGAGACGGTAAAACGCGAAGGTGTCGATGTCGTTTTTGCGGTAGACGTCTCTAAGAGTATGTTGGCCGAAGACATAGCGCCCAACCGTTTGGAAAAGGCCAAACGCTTGGTATCCGAGATCATAAACCAATTGGCGAGCGACCGGATCGGTATTATCGCCTATGCCGGGCAAGCCTTTCCCCAATTGCCCATTACCACTGATTACGGTGCGGCAAAAATGTTCTTGCAAAGCATGAACACCGACATGCTTACATCCCAAGGAACGGCCATCAACGAGGCCATTGAACTGGCCACTACGTTCTATAACGATGAAGAGCAGACCAACAGGGTATTGTTCATTATATCCGATGGCGAGGACCATTCGGAAGGCAATACCAAAGACGCTGTAGAAAAAGCAGTAGAAGAGGAAGGTATCCGCATATTTACCATCGGCGTAGGAAAGGCCAAGGGAGCACCCATTCCCATAAAACGCAATGGCGTGGTCGAGAGCCTTAAAAAGGATGCCCAAGGCGAAGTGGTCATTACAAAATTGAACGAAGAGGTACTCATCGATATTGCCGAAGAAGGCAACGGAGAGTATATAGACGGTACAAATACCGAAGCTGCGGTAGAAAGAATAACAGAACAACTGTTACAAATGGACAAAAAGGAATTTGAAGCCAAACAGTTTGCCGAATTCAAAGACCAGTTTCAATGGTTCTTAGGCATTGGCCTTTTATTCTTGATTTTAGATGTCTTTATTTTAGAGAAACGTACAAAGTGGCTTGCAAAGCTGAATTTGTTTAACGAAAAAGAGATAGAATAG
- a CDS encoding tetratricopeptide repeat protein, which translates to MKHSLILVLFCIGFVSFAQDGEKERAKALDESRNLTWEANKALSEDNFIEAEADYRKAIAKSDENSAAPYNLGNAYYAKETYSEAFGRFKQAGELATDKADKHRAYHNMGNVFMKRKEYQKAIEAYKEALRNDPTDDETRYNLALAKKMLEKEQEQNDQNQDNKDQQDKNDQKDQNEDKKEGDNKEDNQDQDKENEGDKGDEGDENEEQKDENKEGEGDEKEEQKKQPEQGDKPQEQQQQPRPNQLSKQQIQNLLEAMQNEEKKVQEKIDAQKVKGVKVKNEKDW; encoded by the coding sequence ATGAAACATTCACTTATACTGGTATTGTTCTGCATCGGTTTCGTTTCTTTTGCACAGGATGGGGAAAAAGAACGCGCAAAGGCCCTTGACGAATCGAGAAACTTGACCTGGGAGGCCAACAAGGCCCTTTCGGAAGACAATTTTATAGAAGCCGAGGCCGATTATAGAAAGGCCATTGCCAAAAGCGACGAAAATTCGGCCGCACCCTACAATTTAGGAAATGCCTACTACGCCAAAGAAACCTATAGCGAAGCTTTCGGACGCTTTAAACAAGCCGGTGAACTCGCTACGGACAAGGCAGACAAACACCGCGCCTACCACAACATGGGCAATGTGTTCATGAAAAGAAAGGAATATCAAAAAGCGATAGAGGCCTACAAAGAAGCCCTTCGAAACGACCCTACCGACGACGAAACACGTTACAATCTGGCCTTGGCCAAAAAAATGCTCGAAAAAGAACAAGAGCAGAACGACCAAAACCAAGATAATAAAGACCAGCAGGACAAAAACGACCAAAAAGACCAGAACGAAGACAAGAAAGAGGGCGACAACAAAGAAGACAACCAAGACCAAGATAAAGAAAACGAAGGCGACAAGGGAGACGAGGGCGACGAGAACGAAGAACAGAAAGACGAAAACAAAGAGGGTGAAGGCGATGAAAAGGAAGAACAGAAAAAGCAGCCCGAACAAGGAGATAAGCCCCAAGAACAGCAACAACAGCCCAGGCCTAACCAGTTAAGCAAACAACAGATCCAAAATTTGTTGGAGGCCATGCAAAACGAAGAGAAAAAAGTTCAAGAAAAAATAGACGCCCAAAAAGTAAAAGGCGTTAAGGTTAAAAACGAAAAAGATTGGTAA
- a CDS encoding BatD family protein has protein sequence MLLVVFSMNAQDDAVTFEMKLSKEKLGINERLRVDFTMNKDGDNFNPPDFEGFRVLMGPSQSISSSWINGVRSYSKTYSYTLAPTTRGTVTIKQASIVIAGKTYKSLPKKVEVTAAVDKPSDEMTVDDVADESLHLVAEVSKTDPYLNEGLSVVYKLYVSPSISVSNYQPLDNPKYNNFWSQDIPVSRPVAENGTYKGKPYRYVVLKRVVLYPQKSGKLEIEPLSLEVTVDVPTNKRDFFGGRIYTQTNKTVSAGKRTINVKPLPEKGKPVNFSGAVGSFDFSVSTNKTTLNASESLQAKVEVSGKGNLKLFQLPEPNLPSALEVYEPEFNENVRTTLSGSQGKVSNNYTIVPSFKGKYPIPSISFTYFDPKAKTYKTLTSDEILINVKEGPTNSSIGTAVATGGQKQAVTVGNQFNFLKLNPNLSPITSNFFFGSTQYYLWLLLPLILIPIAIILGKKREAIASDVVGNKVRKANKLARKYLSKAKKELGNKEGFYIALEKALHNYLKAKLKIETSEFSKDKIATLLNEKQVDDTTNDGFIALLKNCEMARYSPFSEVQMQQDYDKASEVISHLDKQL, from the coding sequence ATGCTGCTCGTCGTTTTTTCGATGAACGCACAAGACGATGCCGTTACCTTTGAAATGAAACTCAGCAAGGAGAAGCTGGGCATCAACGAACGCTTACGGGTCGATTTCACCATGAACAAAGACGGTGACAATTTCAATCCTCCCGACTTTGAAGGATTCCGGGTGCTCATGGGACCTTCACAATCGATAAGTTCGTCATGGATCAATGGGGTACGCAGCTATTCAAAAACATACTCCTACACTTTGGCACCCACCACTAGGGGAACCGTAACCATTAAGCAGGCCTCTATTGTCATCGCGGGAAAAACCTACAAGTCCCTTCCCAAAAAGGTAGAGGTAACCGCGGCCGTTGACAAGCCCAGTGACGAGATGACCGTAGACGATGTGGCCGACGAAAGCCTTCATCTTGTGGCCGAAGTATCTAAAACGGACCCCTATCTTAACGAAGGCCTTAGCGTAGTCTACAAACTTTATGTGAGTCCTTCCATAAGCGTATCGAACTATCAACCGCTCGACAACCCCAAATACAACAACTTTTGGAGCCAAGACATTCCGGTTTCAAGACCCGTGGCGGAAAATGGCACCTACAAGGGCAAACCCTACCGTTACGTAGTATTAAAGCGCGTGGTATTATATCCCCAGAAATCGGGTAAATTGGAAATAGAACCGCTTTCGCTGGAAGTTACGGTAGACGTACCCACCAACAAACGCGATTTTTTCGGAGGACGTATCTATACCCAAACGAACAAAACCGTTTCTGCGGGAAAACGCACCATCAATGTAAAGCCACTGCCCGAAAAAGGGAAGCCGGTCAACTTTAGTGGTGCCGTAGGTAGTTTTGATTTTTCGGTAAGCACCAACAAAACCACTTTGAACGCTTCAGAATCCTTACAGGCGAAGGTAGAAGTGAGCGGTAAGGGAAACCTAAAGCTCTTTCAACTTCCCGAGCCGAACCTACCCAGCGCATTGGAAGTTTACGAACCTGAGTTCAACGAGAACGTACGCACCACCCTATCGGGATCACAGGGCAAGGTGAGCAACAACTATACTATCGTTCCTTCGTTTAAGGGGAAATACCCTATACCGAGCATATCGTTCACCTATTTTGACCCCAAAGCAAAAACGTACAAGACCCTTACCTCCGATGAGATCTTGATCAATGTAAAAGAGGGACCGACCAATTCAAGTATCGGCACTGCCGTTGCGACAGGAGGTCAAAAACAGGCCGTTACCGTCGGGAACCAATTCAACTTCCTGAAGCTGAACCCCAACCTGTCGCCTATAACATCTAATTTCTTTTTTGGTTCCACCCAATACTATCTTTGGTTACTACTACCGTTGATATTGATTCCTATTGCCATAATACTAGGTAAAAAACGGGAGGCCATCGCCAGTGATGTCGTGGGGAACAAGGTACGTAAAGCGAACAAACTTGCACGGAAATACCTTTCTAAGGCCAAAAAGGAACTTGGCAATAAAGAAGGCTTTTACATCGCCCTCGAGAAGGCCTTGCACAATTATTTAAAGGCTAAGCTAAAGATAGAGACATCGGAATTCAGCAAAGATAAAATTGCC